A window of Thalassophryne amazonica chromosome 21, fThaAma1.1, whole genome shotgun sequence contains these coding sequences:
- the LOC117503115 gene encoding uncharacterized protein LOC117503115 — protein sequence MEAYTTNNDPKVVADYYIQNVTQSGGCPERIRADHGTENGHVANMQVFLRRNHDDSFAGDNSFVYGRSTGNQRIESLWGVLRKQSVQFWMNIFKTLQDDGQFSGDFLDKNLVQFCFLGLVQELDEVVQTWNTHKIRLRPGQDVHSGHPVLMYTVPSLYGAEDKLKLVEPEEVAVCKEECTPKSQIPCDETVYDLSVLLMQENQWGHPSDELHHLEQ from the exons ATGGAAGCTTACACGACCAACAATGACCCAAAGGTTGTAGCTGATTACTACATACAAAATGTAACACAGTCGGGTGGGTGTCCAGAAAGGATACGCGCAGATCACGGCACAGAAAATGGACATGTAGCCAATATGCAAGTGTTTCTTAGAAGAAACCATGATGACTCGTTTGCAGGAGACAACAGTTTTGTGTATGGAAGAAGCACAGGGAATCAGCGTATTGAGTCTTTATGGGGGGTTTTAAGGAAACAAAGTGTCCAATTCTGGATGAACATATTCAAAACCCTTCAAGATGATGGACAGTTTTCTGGGGACTTTTTGGATAAAaacctggtacagttttgttttcttggcCTTGTTCAG GAGTTGGATGAGGTAGTGCAGACGTGGAATACCCACAAGATCAGACTGCGACCTGGCCAAGATGTGCATAGTGGTCATCCTGTTCTGATGTACACAGTCCCAAGTTTGTATGGTGCAGAGGATAAGCTTAAACTCGTGGAGCCTGAAGAAGTAGCTGTGTGTAAGGAAGAGTGCACACCGAAGAGCCAGATCCCTTGTGATGAGACAGTTTACGATCTCTCTGTGTTACTCATGCAGGAGAATCAATGGGGCCATCCTTCAGATGAGCTACATCACTTAGAACAGTGA
- the rpf2 gene encoding ribosome production factor 2 homolog has product MTQLDGVTKPKNKRSKRFLESRAPKLLEDMKSAMIMKGGNTSQTVTQALKDLYLLKKPNAVLYKKKNITRPFENSTSLEFFSKKSDCSLFLFGSHNKKRPNNLIFGRLFDFHVLDMIELGIEKYVSLAEIKVTKCPEGTKPMLVFAGEAFNADEEHRRLKSLLIDFFRGPTVSAVRLAGLEHVLHFTALDGKIYMRSYRCLLKKSGCRTPRIELEEMGPSFDFVIRRTHLASDDLYKTAHKQPKALKPKKKKNISHDAFGTKFGRVHMQKQDLSKLQTRKMKGLRKRKVETVTGEEGAGTPKVSKVER; this is encoded by the exons ATGACGCAGCTAGACGGTGTAAC AAAACCTAAAAATAAGCGCTCCAAGCGCTTCCTGGAGAGCAGAGCACCCAAACTGTTGGAAGACATGAAGAGCGCTATGATCATGAAGGGTGGGAACACGAGTCAGACCGTCACTCAGGCCCTGAAGGACTTG TATTTACTGAAAAAGCCGAACGCTGTACTATACAAGAA GAAGAACATAACTCGTCCATTTGAGAACTCCACGTCACTG GAATTTTTCTCCAAGAAGTCAGACTGCTCCCTGTTTCTGTTTGGCTCCCACAACAAGAAACGACCCAACAACCTTATATTTG GTCGTCTCTTTGATTTCCACGTGCTCGATATGATTGAACTGGGAATTGAGAAATACGTTTCACTGGCAGAAATAAAG GTCACTAAATGTCCTGAGGGAACTAAACCCATGCTGGTGTTTGCTGGTGAAGCTTTTAATGCAGACGAGGAGCATAGACGTCTGAAGAGTTTGCTCATAG ACTTCTTCAGAGGTCCCACGGTGTCTGCAGTGCGCCTGGCGGGTTTGGAACACGTTCTGCACTTCACAGCGTTGGACGGTAAAATCTACATGCGTAGCTACAG GTGTCTGTTGAAGAAGTCTGGCTGCCGGACGCCGCGGATCGAACTGGAAGAGATGGGGCCGTCTTTCGACTTCGTGATAAGGCGGACACACCTGGCTTCAGACGACCTCTACAAGACGGCTCATAAACAGCCCAAAGCTCTGAAG cccaagaagaagaagaacatttCCCATGATGCTTTTGGCACCAAGTTTGGCCGAGTGCACATGCAGAAGCAGGATCTATCGAAACTGCAGACGCGCAAGATGAAGGGCCTGAGGAAGAGGAAAGTCGAGACAGTCACAGGGGAGGAGGGTGCAGGAACACCCAAAGTGTCAAAGGTAGAGCGCTGA